In Plasmodium gaboni strain SY75 chromosome 14, whole genome shotgun sequence, one genomic interval encodes:
- a CDS encoding hypothetical protein (conserved Plasmodium protein, unknown function): MEQKYGAVNDDEKLNEYNDSIRYREYKKYIRNVQLNFEKILTEFNDNINKYDNSYKNRIPNKQEEDEINEFLLKNKKKIQDLEYLHKDGIQNLDTMKKYFNKYSTYSIEITRYFSIFDKFKIQLQTMKNSMDKAYFHNNIYLKKKKENINNINNTSVSDINNKKSNNNNNNNDMGHVFSERVALENSLSELDNMLSVGESTTFQLKLQNNNIIKQLKKMDTFNKYIPQIQKILKKIKYYSFKRVIILSITISLCIFIFCVFKFGK; the protein is encoded by the coding sequence atggAACAGAAGTATGGGGCTGTAAATGATGATGAGAAACTGAACGAATATAATGATAGTATAAGATATCGAGAATAcaagaaatatataagaaatgTTCAGTTGAATTTTGAGAAGATATTAACAGAatttaatgataatattaataagtATGACAATAGTTATAAGAATAGAATTCCAAATAAACAAGAAGAAGATGAGATAaatgaatttttattaaaaaataagaagaaaatacAAGATTTAGAATATTTACATAAAGATGGAATACAAAATTTAGATActatgaaaaaatattttaataaatatagtACTTATTCTATAGAAATTACCAGATATTTTAGtatatttgataaatttaaaatacAGTTACAAACTATGAAAAATAGTATGGATAAAGcatattttcataataatatatatttaaaaaagaaaaaagaaaatattaataatataaataatacatcTGTTTctgatataaataataaaaaaagtaataataataataataataatgatatgGGTCATGTTTTTAGTGAGAGAGTGGCATTAGAAAATTCTCTAAGCGAATTGGATAATATGTTATCTGTTGGTGAAAGTACTACATTTCAATTGAAACTTcagaataataatatcataaaacaacttaaaaaaatggaCACATTTAATAAGTATATACCacaaatacaaaaaattctcaaaaaaattaaatattatagtTTTAAAAGGGTTATCATTTTGTCTATAACAATATctttatgtatttttatattttgtgtTTTCAAATTTGGCaaataa
- a CDS encoding putative nucleoside transporter 3: protein MSDGKSEDTFHTTLGGLYEKPNKVGDIESFYPYHIEKVDTFEEDRYRNLLCAAYALMAIIADAPYFMIVSMADYFKTTFNVSDIMINEFALMESLILIVVCSLLHLIGSYRLKWNLLMPIFMTIILVILNFVVYFKTDYIGHKIIIFSAIPLGLVSCISKMTTMKICVLFKHAYCSAYVCGLSFSGFIVFIIYVLGAYVFFPNDELKFFKMFTFFCVTICLLALTCFSILYRLYKKTFVRILDEKFKDKGLKINKKIFYDSIKSMKILWPYMLIAYFTSFLTYQIYPSIFPTYMNVSKELKGTLAGFLLFGDSIAHLLVHYRRNQFLKTDFSTLVFCTLFRVFFLPIFLFLPSLHYTNNFSYIMLISFSFLFGLMNGLVNNSIFLKAPETCKEENKYEYIQLTPNILYLCLILGITSGCLLSKVHVRILNLI from the coding sequence ATGAGTGACGGTAAGAGTGAGGATACCTTTCATACGACATTAGGTGGATTATATGAAAAGCCTAATAAAGTTGGAGATATTGAATCTTTTTATCCATATCATATTGAAAAAGTAGATACTTTTGAAGAAGATAGGTATAGGAATTTATTATGTGCAGCATATGCTTTAATGGCTATAATAGCTGATGCTCCATATTTTATGATTGTATCGATGGCTGATTATTTTAAAACTACTTTTAATGTAAGTGACATTATGATAAATGAATTTGCCTTAATGGAAAGTTTAATATTGATTGTTGTATGTTCATTATTACATTTAATTGGAAGTTATCGTTTAAAATGGAATTTACTTATGCCTATATTTATGACAATAATATTAgttatattaaattttgttgtttattttaaaaCTGACTACATTGGACATAAGATTATCATATTCAGTGCTATACCTCTTGGTTTAGTATCTTGTATATCTAAAATGACTACTATGAAAATATGTGTTTTGTTTAAACATGCCTATTGTAGTGCATATGTATGTGGATTATCTTTTTCTGGTTTTATagtatttataatatatgtgttaGGGGCCTATGTATTTTTTCCGAATGATGAACTGAAATTTTTTAAGATGtttacttttttttgtgtaaCTATTTGTTTATTAGCATTAACATGTTTTTCTATCCTATACCGACTATACAAGAAAACATTTGTGAGAATATTAGATGAAAAATTTAAAGATAAGGgattaaaaattaataaaaaaatattttatgattCTATAAAATCAATGAAAATATTGTGGCCATATATGTTGATTGCATATTTTACAAGTTTTTTGACTTATCAAATATATCCATCCATATTTCCAACTTATATGAATGTTAGTAAAGAATTAAAAGGAACATTAGCTGgatttttattatttggTGATTCTATAGCTCACCTTTTAGTTCATTATAGAAGAAACCAGTTTTTAAAAACAGATTTTTCTACTTTAGTTTTTTGCACATTGTTCAGGGTATTTTTCTTACccatatttttatttttaccAAGCCTTCATTATACAAATAACTTTAGTTATATTATGTTGATTAGCTTTTCATTCTTATTTGGACTAATGAATGGATTGGTGAATAAttcaatttttttgaaaGCACCAGAAACATGTAAAGAAGAAAACAAATACGAATATATTCAATTAACTCCAAATATACTTTACTTATGTTTAATACTTGGAATAACCAGTGGAT
- a CDS encoding putative shewanella-like protein phosphatase 1 encodes MHVDKIFWLTIITFIVKNIQTLCLSKNKYLFKNLLIDRKKLDPSYTYKYDNIQWNNKIIAIGDIHGDVESLKLILRHSNLIDENDEWIAEDVMLVQVGDILDRGVFGPYIYDYLLKLQKDAVKKNSKVILIMGNHEQLNLCGAFHYVNETEIMLFFQNNLNNRIFSFTNKNGNYFKKLIRLPAMVKVNNIIFTHGGINKNMSQYDINTINLKTRLQIENKCKKFKFEKYNYLSRDGVLWTNEFSNNVKVQPKKTCKNLLNILKKYKAKGLVVGHTRQKSHQIQTYCNNSFFLIDTGMSLFMNNGQPYPNYLQIEKGNFKSVHLIVEEYNRKKECQGKQIQLNKPYKKTICLSHKIKDL; translated from the coding sequence atgCATGTAGACAAAATTTTTTGGCTAACCATAATTACCTTTATTGtgaaaaatattcaaaCACTATGTTTatctaaaaataaatatctttttaaaaatttattaatagaCCGAAAAAAGTTGGATCCTAGTTAtacttataaatatgataatatacaatggaataataaaataatagCTATTGGAGATATCCATGGTGACGTGGAAAgtttaaaattaatattaagACATTCAAATTTGATAgatgaaaatgatgaatGGATAGCTGAAGATGTGATGTTAGTCCAGGTAGGTGATATATTAGATAGAGGTGTGTTTGGtccatatatttatgactatctattaaaattacaaaaagatgcagtgaaaaaaaatagtaaaGTTATTTTAATTATGGGTAATCATGAACAACTTAATTTATGTGGTGCTTTTCATTATGTGAATGAAACTGAAATAatgttattttttcaaaataatcTTAATAATAGAATTTTTAGTTTTACtaataaaaatggaaatTATTTTAAGAAACTTATTAGATTACCAGCTATGGTAAAagtaaataatattatttttacacATGGAGgaattaataaaaacatgtctcaatatgatattaacactattaatttaaaaacaaGATTAcaaatagaaaataaatgtaaaaaatttaaatttgaaaaatataattatttaagCAGGGATGGAGTTTTATGGACTAATGAATTTTCAAATAATGTTAAAGTACAACCAAAAAAAACTTgtaaaaatttattaaatattcttaaaaaatataaggCAAAAGGTTTAGTTGTAGGACATACTAGGCAAAAATCACATCAAATTCAAACATATTgtaataattcattttttcttatagACACTGGAATGAGCTTATTTATGAATAATGGTCAACCATATCCAAATTATCTACAAATAGAAAAAGGAAATTTTAAATCAGTTCATTTAATTGTTGAAGAATACAACAGAAAAAAAGAGTGTCAAGGAAAACAAATACAATTAAATAAAccatataaaaaaacaatatgTCTAAGTCATAAGATTAAAGatttataa
- a CDS encoding putative small subunit rRNA processing KH domain protein — MTKRIIKNDITSKGIARSSKSDVTSFKDEDKVLENSNNVQHKGHILTIENILDNDNNHIDSANDKKINKKLIIKNKKKNNNNNNMNTHEMRIITIPKQRRSSVIKNWLELIKPIVTHLKLEIRMNKDKIEVRTCKLTEDKNNLQKSSDYIKAYLLGFTLEDSLALLRIEDLYIESFQIQDVKILKGDHLSRCIGRICGSNGSTKYAIENATKTRIVIANDKIHILGSFNNIKMARHSICSLILGSTQGKIFNKLNILAKRMKERF; from the coding sequence ATGACAAAAAggattataaaaaatgatataacATCGAAAGGAATAGCTAGAAGTTCAAAAAGTGATGTCACTTCATTTAAGGATGAGGATAAAGTATTAGAAAATAGTAATAATGTTCAACATAAAGGacatatattaacaatagaaaatattttagataatgataataacCATATAGATAGTGCGAATgataagaaaataaataagaaattaataattaagaataagaaaaaaaataataataataataatatgaatacaCATGAAATGAGAATTATAACAATACCTAAACAAAGAAGAAGTTCagttataaaaaattggTTAGAATTAATAAAACCAATAGTAACACATTTAAAATTAGAAATAAGAATgaataaagataaaattGAAGTACGTACATGTAAACTAACagaagataaaaataatttacaaAAATCATCAGATTATATTAAAGCATATTTATTAGGATTTACATTAGAAGATTCTTTAGCCTTATTAAGAATCGaagatttatatatagaaagTTTTCAAATTCAAGATGtcaaaatattaaaaggTGACCATTTATCTAGATGTATAGGAAGAATATGTGGAAGTAATGGATCTACCAAATATGCAATTGAAAATGCAACAAAAACAAGAATTGTTATAGCTAATGATAAAATTCATATCTTAGGTagttttaataatattaaaatggCAAGACATTCTATATGTAGTTTAATCCTTGGTTCTACACaaggaaaaatatttaataaattaaatattttagCAAAAAGAATGAAAGAAAGATTctaa
- a CDS encoding hypothetical protein (conserved Plasmodium protein, unknown function) — MSSPANEYTNEKKRKKTIEEENVNLKKKKIEFEDDEEFEKYVFSNFKNVDENYNNKEQYVLSEITKAFFNDNRKYKSIEDMANEIKYQAIKNIKKNLDIICNNECTSPFFVERFRVKYINEQNVLNIKTAQNYFKEFVVLYKNNNFNDFSLEINTNIEEGGASEMNNIQYDDDIESADNQKSNDNTKAKLDNSNNNDNNIEKNKNNSILNEENMYISNLWKEKIKCKIDNINDNNILTKILNYIGGTSIHVDHIPMHLNKFHILNTLSNLKYNVMNINIWDVYNTKDTRGQTFFRRANIYFNNKTSASNVLNTIRENSYAINIHQWYMNNVRRNIYNNIDFKICPPICSHIERIKKDYNNAKVLVRKLDYSCGINMDLLNKMNDDTYLNAPVNKRRKVDDKENGEAMDDISKNISDLNTLNDNNIVNNANDHNDDRNVFDNENIPESPIISMIENNEEQNYDVKKKLDILILYLRFVHSFCYYSAKKFNTYDELLRECGYFYLRVNVGGKKLHKNFIPIFYENCNIEKDNTYLDNAIINAIYTEQNTLLNEDIKNSISINKDHNNIENKNSFVIHNETNNHNENSNYELKYSNHMLLYKLLLNNKKKEIFSVQDEEEMKVSEFQLKWLVHFDNEIKNAINNKYYQNINIEKTEEFLDILKKDYALTTSDNKQSDIRCSKCKKLFHHINDLPNHIFLKHNQFKMKLITETEVQIMKKKFYETPHSFHFLFMMEKKYNYMFKNYNYKHSIFKRNKSFINHNLHILNNTNKNEYKDFDDPQQNVLQNVKHTSTTKSKDFYDDT, encoded by the coding sequence ATGAGTTCCCCAGCTAATGAATATACcaatgaaaagaaaagaaaaaaaaccattgaagaagaaaatgtaaatttaaaaaaaaagaaaatagaatttgaagatgatgaagaatttgaaaaatatgtttttagtaattttaaaaatgttgatgaaaattataataataaagagCAATATGTTTTATCCGAAATTACAAAAGcattttttaatgataacagaaaatataaaagtataGAAGATATGGCGAACgaaataaaatatcaagctataaaaaatattaaaaaaaatttagatattatatgtaataatgAATGTACTAGTCCTTTTTTCGTTGAACGATTTCgtgtaaaatatattaatgaacaaaatgtgttaaatataaaaacagctcagaattattttaaagaatttgtagtattatataaaaataataattttaatgatTTCAGTTtagaaataaatacaaatatagAAGAAGGTGGTGCTAGCGAAATGAATAATATCCaatatgatgatgatatCGAGAGTGCTGACAACCAAAAAAGTAATGATAATACAAAAGCAAAATTAgataattcaaataataatgataataatatagagaaaaataaaaataattcaatattaaatgaagaaaatatgtatatttcCAATTTATggaaagaaaaaataaaatgcAAAATTGAcaatattaatgataataatatattaaccaagatattaaattatatagGTGGTACATCAATACATGTTGATCATATACCTATgcatttaaataaatttcatatattaaatacCTTAAgtaatttaaaatataatgtaatgaatataaatatatggGATGTATATAATACTAAAGATACCAGGGGACAGACTTTTTTTAGAAGAgctaatatatattttaataataaaaccTCAGCTTCTAATGTATTAAATACTATAAGAGAAAATTCGTATGCTATTAATATTCATCAGTGGTATATGAATAATGTCagaagaaatatatataacaacattgattttaaaatatgtcCACCTATATGTTCACATATAgaaagaataaaaaaagattataataatgCAAAAGTACTTGTAAGAAAATTGGATTATTCATGTGGCATTAATATGGACCTACTTAACAAAATGAATGATGACACATATTTAAATGCTCCAGtaaataaaagaagaaaagTTGATGACAAAGAAAATGGTGAAGCAATGGATGATATTAGCAAAAATATATCAGATTTAAATAcattaaatgataataatatcgTAAACAACGCAAATGATCATAATGATGACAGAAATGTTTTTGATAATGAGAATATTCCAGAGAGTCCAATAATTTCTATGatagaaaataatgaagaacaaaattatgatgtaaaaaaaaaattagatattttaattttgtatCTAAGATTTGTTCATAgtttttgttattattcagcaaaaaaatttaatacATATGATGAGCTACTTAGAGAATGTGGATATTTCTATCTAAGAGTTAATGTAGGGGGAAAAAAATTACACAAAAATTTTATTCcaattttttatgaaaattGTAATATAGAAAAGGATAATACATACTTAGATAATGCCATAATTAATGCTATATATACTGAACAAAATACCTTATTAAATGaggatataaaaaatagtatatcaataaataaagaccataataatatagaaaacaaaaattcTTTTGTAATACATAATGAAACTAATAACCATAATGAAAATAGCAATTatgaattaaaatattcaaatcatatgttattatataaattattattaaataataaaaaaaaagaaatattttcCGTTCaagatgaagaagaaatgAAGGTATCAGAGTTTCAGTTGAAATGGCTAGTTCATTTtgataatgaaataaaaaatgctattaataacaaatattatcaaaatattaatatagaaaaaacAGAAGAATTTTtagatattttaaaaaaggaTTATGCATTAACAACAAGTGATAATAAACAAAGTGATATTAGATGTTCTAAATGTAAAAAActttttcatcatattaATGATTTACCAAATCATATCTTCTTAAAACATAATCAatttaaaatgaaattaataaCTGAAACTGAAGTtcaaataatgaaaaaaaaattttatgaaaCTCCAcattcttttcattttcttttcatgatggaaaaaaaatataattacatgttcaaaaattataattataaacattccatttttaaaagaaataaaagttttataaatcataatttacatatattaaataatacaaataaaaatgaatacaAAGATTTTGATGACCCACAACAAAATGTTTTACAGAATGTGAAACATACTAGCACAACCAAGAGCAAAGATTTCTATGACGATAcataa
- a CDS encoding putative translation initiation factor IF-1, whose product MCSVFITRLSFSFFVFLFLVFFLYIPSEEIKVENKRFSFLNFNNNILPWGNNKTSSRRFHKIPWNKNHMKNNINHFLRDKKGVQITLYGKNENVKNDNSKTKENDTFEMNGVVVECLANTNFIVSIPNGEKFLCFISGKLRINKVKINLGDMVKFQIHKLNFEKRRGKIVFRYLQHTPLKKKK is encoded by the coding sequence atgtgtagTGTTTTCATAACCCGTTTgtctttttctttttttgtttttctatttttggttttttttttgtatatcCCATCAGAAGAAATAAAAGTTGAGAACAAAAGATTCTCTTTcttaaattttaataataatatattaccatggggaaataataaaacatcATCAAGACGTTTTCATAAAATACCATGGAATAAAAAccatatgaaaaataatataaatcattttttaagaGATAAAAAAGGAGTACAGATAACATTATATggaaaaaatgaaaatgtgaaaaatgataattcaaaaacaaaagaaaatgatacATTCGAAATGAATGGAGTAGTAGTAGAATGCTTAGCTAATACAAATTTTATTGTAAGCATACCAAATGGTgaaaaatttttatgttttatatcAGGCAAATTAAGAATTAATAAGgttaaaattaatttagGAGATATGGTGAAATTCCAAATTcataaattaaattttgAAAAACGAAGAGGTAAAATTGTATTTAGATATTTACAGCATACCCCCttaaagaagaaaaaataa